TGGCGTCCCGCGTACTCCGGTAGTCCCTTATTCAATTGTTGCGTGGGTGTTTCCTCTGTCTAACTTCCGTTAAAAAAGTTTGCAATGCACATGTCAAGAATTAACAGACTTTTTCAACGGAAATTAGACGGAGGGACCACCCACGCAACAATTGTAAAATGAAGGGATTACCGGAGTTGAGAGAAAATGTCAAGGACGCCGCATGCGATTTGATGTAAAAACGAGGGACCACAAGCGCAAAAAAGAAGTCATCATTTTGATCTGATAACAAAAGTAAAATTGTTTATTCATGTGTTGCTGTGCAGCTTAAAGATCCAAACATTGACATCCACAAAGAAGGCAAGTATCTGATGCTTGCCGTTCAAGAGATTGTATCAGGAGATCAATGTGATGGTAGATTTGTCTTTGGGCGTGAAAGCAAAAGGTTAAAGGAGTCAACTGACAACGATAACTTCACAAGAGACGGAGCAAACCCAAAAAGCTTATTGCAAACCCTGCTGATGAGGGCAGGCCACACTCCTCCAAAATACAAAACGAAACATCTGAAAACAAACGAATTTAGGGCGTTAGTTGAGTTTAAAGGAATGCAATTTGTTGGTAAACCGAAAAGAAACAAACAGCTTGCGGAACGGGATGCTGCTGTTGAGGCGTTAGGCTGGTTGACTCAGACGTCTGGTTCGAATaaacaagatgatgatgatgatacttcttCACCTGTTGATCTTACTGACAATATGCTTAAGCTTCTGAGTCAAAGAAGAAATACAAAATCTCATTCTGGAAGAAggtaaattagggtttagaaagtcTACAAATTTTGAAAAAAAAGCGCAAGTTTTGCTCGTACGGGGTACGTGAAATCCCGATCGGATACCGTGGCTGCAGCTCCGGTTAGTGCCTGTCTGTGTCGTTGCGATATGTTTGAAACCTTTGTGAAGTGTTGCTAAAGGGAGCTGGCCAGATTAGAAACCATTGGAGAGAAGAGGTTTGTAGGTTGAATAATCAGATATTTATTTGCTTATAGTAAAGCAGATATTTGTAAATATGTATTTAAGGATTCTAATTAATTTTTTGTAAGGGTTGTATTGTATGGATGTGTCTTGAAAGGTTTAAAAGCTATTATATGTTCAGAAGACGCTGATTTTTAAACGGTTAAAGCTATCATCAGATTATATACTTTTAGTTTTGTTTCAATAGGTCAAGCTTTAAAAATGTGACCGTAACTAATTATGTGATATTTTTTTTAACTGAAAAGTTATGCGAACAGTCCCTTAATTTGCTCGTTTTGCATGTGTAGTCCTTGAGGCTAACGAATTTATGAATAActcatatactttcatttttattcCGAATGTAGACTATATACAAAACAACGCAAGTATTATGAGGAAAACTTTTTCAaagatattataaaatataaaaacttcaataaaaataatatcacttttactttttaattattttttctaAAACAAAAATATGTCTTCCAATAAAAATTGGGAAAAAATGATCATTTAGCAGCAACGTAAGCATCCAATTAGATGCTACTTTATCAAATCAGCCATGTCAAAATTCTAACTTTTACAAAATTAATGCGATACTTTTTGGCTCATAATTTAACTATCACAAcctatttcaaacaaaaaaaaaaaaaaaaaaaaaactatcacaACCTAGTAAATATTACACCATACGAAATGTAACAAGAGTGTTGAATGTTGTTAGACCATTTCAATATTCCCATCATATAGATTATTGAATCTTTGCATTTATCTATAATATCAAGATAAATAAACAACAATtgtcaaaaagaaaagaaaaaaaaagttactGCAACCATGAATAATCCGAATAAGTAGGCATGACAATATAAATAATAAGTGAATGTATGACATACAGAAGTTTTCCATTTATCTCGTATAACCATCCATTAAGTCACAAAAAATGGCCTTTTTACCGAGTCAAATATCCACATTACAAAAATCAGCATGTCTCAATGCAGGTTATATGCACCATTTTATAACACTTGATACAGTTCTATACCATCACACAGGTCGAAATTAACTCTAAGTTTTCCCTCAAAATACATAAAAGAGAGACCGAGAGGCAGTAAATATAGATACATACTTATAACAAATTATACGTTCGAATTAAGTGTGTCTCTTCGAGAAATAAATATGACCACTGAAACTGCTGCCATCGCTCCTATTAATGTCACGAGCCCAGCTCCTGTTAATATCACCAACCCTGTTCCGGTTAATGTCATGAGCCCTGGTTCGGTTAATGGCATGAGCCCGAAGAAGAACCGCATTCAAGTCTCTAACACCAAGAAACCTCTTTTCTTTTATGTCAATCTTGCTAAGGTAATTAATGTACCTACTATGCGTTTAGAACGGCAAATTCACGTATACTACATAATTTTACACGAATAATGTTCTAAACATGACTTGAAGTCTTGAACCCATGACATCAAGGTCAGGGGCTCCTCGATACCGCTAGGCCAAAGGCTACCTACCATACGATGTTTTGTTGGGAAACTGATATTTAACCAAGAATAAAGTTAAACTTTCTTCGATGTAATCATTAATTTTTATTCGTGATACAACACAAGAATATAGCTAGCATGATCCTTGAAAGCATGAATCATAAAGGATATATGGAAATCATCCTATATATACGATATCAATTTAACAAATTGTATATTGGAAATTGATTTTATGATGAAACTGAAATAGTCTTAAGATGatttaatattaatatgtttatttacAAAGTTACATGTTTGTATTAAATTTGCTCTTTATGTTTTTTTTCAGAGGTACATTCAACAACATGATGAAGTTGAGCTATCTGCTTTGGGCATGGGTACAACATCTCTGTTCTATTTTATCATCATATATAATAAGAACCACAACAATATATATTAATTATCTCATTATTATATGcatatttaaattttaattaatttatgctTTGGGCATGGGTACAACTTTCttttatgtatgtataatatgATAATCTAGCGGTTGGGGTCTTGATATCCTAATGAAAATATTTAAATTCATAGTTGACTAGTGACATATCTTAGGGTGATCAGGAAAAGGGTCAGAAACGGTCACGAGATAACCGTATAACCTGGTTAGTCAACGTAAATCTGGGTAAAAATACTCGGCCTCACCCCGAGTAACCTTAACAGGGTAAACCTTATTCTTTAGTGCATACTCTTTTACACGTTAATGATATTTTTAAGTTGTGCTAAGAATCGTAATTTTAAGATGAGTTTGTCACTATGATGACTAATGAGATATAACAAAACCACAAAACATATTTGAGGATACCATTATTAAGTTGTGCTTGAAAGCTTGTTGAATCGGCATTGTTTCCTATTGTTATAGCCATCACTACAGTTGTTACAGTTGCCGAGATACTCAAGAACAATGGCCTCGCAATTGAGAAAAGTAAGTAAACAAcgtaaatataaattttaatattatgtACCTTAAGCGCTAATACATTAATACATATATACGCTAATGACAGAGGTTGTGACATCCACCATCGGCATGAAGGATGAAACGAGGGGCCGACTCATTCAAAAGGCCAGGGTAATCAATTTTATATAATCATCATTTAAAACAAACATATGAAACACTTAGACTTAAATTTTGTGtaaatctttttattttttttaacaatgAAATGTAATGTAGATTGAGATCGTACTGGGGAAGACCGAGAAGTATGCAACAATGGCAACTCCGCCCAGTGCTCAAGCACGTGAGAAGGAAGCGCTTGCTAACAACAATAAGGAAGAAAAGAAAGAGTAGACGACATTACTATTTCCTCGTACAAATTGATGTGATGATTAATATAGTATATTTTGTGTTTCGACCAACCCAGATTTTAAAGATTTGAGGTTGTAATTTTTGAGTCAAAACTTTGTGTTAATATGTTGTTTCAGTTGTGTTTTGAGTCCACATCAAACCATTGGTATTGTACAGCAGTACAAGTGGTATACTATATATGCCTGTGTAAATAACAACCTTCATGCTTGCAAAATTGTCATTCTTTAAATCATAATATTAAAAACTTATTGATGGTTGTTGAAAATAACTAGACGGAGATTATAACAAGTTCAATCCCCACATGCTTTAGGAGCTCACCTTTCGAAAAGAAAGTGTGATATACCGCTACTAATCATTATCAATAAGTATACAATTTTTCAATTATGATTTACTTAATTTGAAACATTGAAGTAAATTGCCAACTAAGATAATCAAAATGTCATTTTAGGGAACATAGCATAGAAATAATTGATTATTGATGTATGAACAAGAAAAAAACTATTATAGCTTCATTTTTACACTCTAGAAATTGTTAAGGTTCAGCTCTATTTCTTCAAACAAAACATTCTTTCATTAAATACTATCTTAATTGCGCTAGCAATAACAAATATGAGGAAGATTGTGATTGGTAGTGGTTTTCGACTATGGTAACGATGAAAGACAACCAGGAAAGACATGCATCCCAGATTTGGTTTTTGGTTCCCATATGACTGCAGTTATGTTTAAACAGGGTACAATCAAAGTAAGTATACTTCTAACGCAACTCAAACAAATTTATAGCTCTGACGAGTTATTTGGCTCGTCAAAATACAAAAACTAACAATAAGAAAGTCATGTAGGAGAACAATATGCGAGACAACTTGTACACTTACAAACAAGGATATTGTGTGTGCAAAACTTGTagttataataaaaataaagaaaataaagagATGCAAAACAGTTGATCCTAAAAATCTAAATCGGAAATACAAATAAATGAGGTATGCAAGAAAACCACCCTAGCAAAATGTGTACAGCTGAAATGAGTGGGATTTTTGTGAGTGATCAATGGCTCTTTAAGAAGTATGTATGAATAAACATCTCTATAACAATAACATCAATGGTGCTTTTGTCGATAACTCCGAGAAAACCCGATAAAAGCAACTTTACAATCAATCCATAACTGAGTCTTTCATATTTTTAAGTGACGCATAGGCAAATTTCTTCATCCAGTCAGGTGGTTGCACCAACTACTTGTTTGTGTTGCTGCAAAAGTAGCACAATGTAAATGTATAAAATGCCACAGATATATATACATAGTAGAGGTGGCAAGTTGGGTATCATGTAGAAACGGGTCTTTTATAGTGTAGGTGAAAGCAGGCCGTGTTGGGTATGACGACGGTGTTGAGTCCCAAAAACCTTATTATTCAAttctattaaaaaaaaaatgacaaactttttTGATTGAATACTTTAAAAAGTTCGTCAGTTTAGATTATAGAATTAGGAGACTTTTCAATCTATTAACATGTTCTCCTTTGAACCAACTTTTATAGCTTGTCCACTTTGTGTAAAATATATAGCCCAAATCAACTCATCCATAACTAAATATGGGTTGACATGAAACCCTTACATTTTAAAAAGAAAACGTTGAGATTTAAAAATCATACTTTGTTTTTCACTACAAACAAATCATCATTCTCCATTTTGCAAAAATATgaataaattaaaaaaattaaaaaattgttTCGTAGAAGAAGGCTACTCTTTGGGAAGCTTCTATATTTGCTTGTTCTTGCAAACCATAATGTTATATG
This window of the Rutidosis leptorrhynchoides isolate AG116_Rl617_1_P2 chromosome 7, CSIRO_AGI_Rlap_v1, whole genome shotgun sequence genome carries:
- the LOC139858531 gene encoding uncharacterized protein At2g34160-like; translated protein: MTTETAAIAPINVTSPAPVNITNPVPVNVMSPGSVNGMSPKKNRIQVSNTKKPLFFYVNLAKRYIQQHDEVELSALGMAITTVVTVAEILKNNGLAIEKKVVTSTIGMKDETRGRLIQKARIEIVLGKTEKYATMATPPSAQAREKEALANNNKEEKKE